GGATGAGCAGCCTGGAAAAGAAGAGCAAGAAAAGGACAATGATTAAGCGGAGTTGACATATTTGTCATCACTATTGATCTTGATATGAAAAATGGATAGACACTTTTGTCTATCCATTTTTTTCGATAAAGCTACCATCAATACATAATGAAAATGAGGGTGAAAGATATGGAAGGGATTCTGCCTCTTTTTAAGCCAGCGGGAATGACTTCGCATGATTGTGTGTTTAAACTCAGGAAACTGTTAAGAACAAAGAAGGTGGGACATACAGGCACCCTTGACCCGGATGTCACTGGGGTACTGCCAATATGTGTAGGCAAGGCGACCAAGGTTGCCGAATACATAACGGATGCTGGAAAAGCGTATGAGGGAGAAGTCACCCTTGGCTTCACGACAACGACAGAAGATGCATCGGGTGAGAAGGTTGAAGAGAAGCCAGTGGACAGGACAATAACAAGGGAAGAGGTTGAACAGGTTCTTCAATCGCTGACAGGTGAAATCGAACAGACTCCTCCTATGTATTCAGCAGTAAAAGTGCGTGGAAAAAAACTATATGAGTATGCGAGACAAGGAATCGAGGTAGAGAGACCCACTAGGAAGGTCACTATTTATGGCATCGAGCTTCTTGATAGCAGAGAATCATTTGAAGGCGAACAGGTTAGCTTCAAATTCCGAGTATCATGCAGCAAAGGGACGTATATTCGGACTCTAGCAGTGACGATTGGTGAAAAGATGGGATATCCAGCGCATATGTCTTCCCTTGTGAGAATACAATCTGCGGACTTAACGATCGAGGATTGCTTTACATTTGAACAGCTAGAGGAGATGGCTGCAGAAGGCAAGCTGGCAGATGCTTTGCATCCATTGGAAGCTGGTATTTCTTATTTGCCGAAATATCGCATTAATGATAAAGTAGCAGAGAAAGTGAAAAATGGGGCACTGCTACAGATCCCGGAGGAGTTAGAGGGAAAAAGCGGTCCGATTATTGTAGAAACAGAAGACGGAAAAGCGCTCGCCATTTACAGGGCACATCCAACAAAAATAGGGATGATGAAACCTGATAAAGTGTTGAGAAATGATCAATGAGACGATCGTTTAAAAATTTGTGCCAGAGTACAAATAAGCGATGTAAACAATAGATCTTGATTCATAGAGCAGCTGGGTCAGAAAAGGTGAGTAATATCGTGGAAATGATTATGCTAAAACATCCTCATGAACATAAAAAAGAAGATTATCCTCCACTGGCAATGGCACTGGGCTATTTTGACGGAGTCCACTTAGGCCACCAGCAGGTCATCGAAGAAGCAAAAAAAGAGGCTGCAGCCAAAGGGATCAAGAGTGCGGTCATGACATTTGATCCTCATCCTTCGGTAGTTCTTGGCAAGAATATTCAGCATATGGAATATATAACACCATTGGAAGACAAGGCGCGAATTATTGAGGCAATGGGAGTGGACTACTTATTTGTTGTTCATTTCTCAACCGAATTCTCGAGTCTGTTGCCCCAGGAATTTGTCGATCAATATATCATTGGTTTGAATGTTCAGCATGTCGTAGCAGGATTCGACTATTCCTACGGGAAAATGGGGAAAGGGAATATGGAGACAATCCAGTTCCATTCAAGAGGCAAGTTTGATTTTACCGTGGTATCCAAACTTTCCACACAAGAAGAAGAAAAGGTCAGTTCTACTTTGATCCGTTCCTTTTTAAGAGACGGGAAGGTGGATGAGATGCCAGGTTTGTTAGGGAGACCTTATAGGACAACGGGAACCATTATAAATGGAGAGCGCCGAGGTCGTACAATTGGTTTTCCGACAGCGAATGTCGGAATCGAGGACCAATATATTCTCCCGCCAACTGGGGTTTATGCTGTAAAGATTAGGGTTGAAGGGGCATGGCATGAAGGTGTCTGCAATGTTGGCTATAAACCAACCTTCCATAAGGAGAAAAAGGACAAACCTTCTGTTGAAGTCCACATCTTTAATTTTAACAAAGAGATTTACGGTGAATCCGCAACGATTGAGTGGCACCTTCGCCTGAGAAGTGAACGGAAATTCGAGGGAATACAGCAGCTTGTTGCCCAAATAGAAAAAGATAAGCAAGAAGCACTCCTATACTTTGAAAAAAACAAGGGTTAGACTTGCTTTTTGTCGTAAAAAGATGTATTCTTATTAACGTATTAAAAAAGAACCTTTGCTTGGCAAGTCGAGTCACCGACGCTTGCTCGGTAACAGGGGATTATTAAATGGAGGTGAATACGGATGGCAATCTCAAAAGTACGTAAAAACGAACTGATCAATGAATTCAAGACTCACGAAAGTGATACTGGATCTCCAGAAGTTCAAATCGCTGTCCTTACTGCAGAAATCAACACTTTGAACGACCACTTGCGCGTTCATAAGAAGGACCACCACTCACGTCGCGGTCTTTTGAAAATGGTAGGTAAGCGTCGTAACCTTTTGACTTACCTTCGTAACAAGGACGTTGCTCGCTACCGCGAGTTAATCAACAAGCTTGGTCTACGTAGATAGTCTGTAAAAGCGGGATTTTTCCCGCTTTTTTATTAGGCAAATTTTTTGTAGCATACATAACGATTGATTGATATGAAGCGCTCCTTTTTGGAGCATAATATAACATAAAAGGCATTTTAACATGTAGGCTCCCATTTGCTCTGTTGGACAAGCTTTGTACAGCAGGAAGCTTGGGAAGTTCATGGTTTTATCATTCATATTAAAGGTATATTTGTTATATAAGACATGCGTTTGTGCTGTTTTAAATAAATTCCCGGGCAGAGCCAGGGTGTACTTAGTGGTAGAGAGGGGCTAAAAAGCATGGAACAAGAAAAACAGAGTTTTTCCTTCGACTGGGCAGGGCGTAAGCTGACAGTTGAAATTGGACAGCTTGCAAAGCAGGCAAATGGTGCAGTCCTTGTCCGTTACGGAGATACAGCTGTATTAAGTACAGCTACTGCATCAAAAGAACCGAAGAATTTAGATTTCTTCCCTTTGACTGTCAATTATGAAGAAAGACTTTATGCTGTCGGGAAAATTCCAGGCGGATTCATTAAGCGTGAAGGACGCCCAAGTGAAAAGGCAATTCTTGCGAGCCGATTAATTGACCGTCCAATCCGTCCGTTATTCCCTGATGGATTCCGTAACGATGTCCAGGTAATCAGCATCGTCATGAGTGTGGATCAGGACTGTTCATCAGAAATGGCCGCTATGTTTGGATCTTCATTAGCTCTATCTGTTTCAGATATCCCATTTGGAGGACCAATTGCTGGTGTCACAGTGGGAAGGATTGATGGCAAGTTCGTGATCAACCCATCTGTTGAAGAAACTGAAAAGAGTGATATGCATTTGGTTGTAGCAGGTACAATGGATGCAATCAACATGGTTGAAGCCGGTGCGGAAGAGGTGCCTGAAGAAGTCATGCTTGAAGCAATCATGTTCGGACATGACGAAATCAAGCGTCTGATTGCCTTCCAACAGGAAATCGTCGCGCAGGTTGGTAAAGAAAAAAGAGAAATTAAACTTTTTGAATTAGATAAAGATCTTGAAGCTGAAGTTCGCGGAGTTTGTGAGCAAGATATGATTTCTGCTATCCAAGTACAGGAAAAGCATGCTCGCGAAGATGCGATCAAAGAAGTGAAAAATGCTATCGTTGCCCGCTATGAAGAGCAAGAAGCAGATGATGACAAGCTGAAGCAAGTGAAACAAATCCTTGATAAAATCGTCAAAGGTGAAGTCCGCCGCTTGATTACAGAAGAAAAAGTACGTCCAGACGGCCGTGGAGTCGATGAAATCCGACCGCTTTCTTCTGAAGTAGGACTGCTACCTAGAACACATGGTTCTGGATTGTTCACAAGGGGACAAACTCAGGCACTAAGCATCTGTACGCTCGGCGCAATGGGTGATGTTCAAATTCTTGACGGTCTTGGAATCGAAGAAGAAAAGCGATTCATGCACCATTACAATTTCCCATTATTCTCTGTTGGTGAAACAGGTCCAATCCGTGGCCCAGGACGACGTGAAATCGGGCACGGAGCACTTGGTGAAAGAGCTCTTGAGCCTGTAATTCCGAATGAGAAAGATTTCCCATACACAGTTCGTCTTGTATCAGAAGTACTTGAATCAAATGGTTCTACTTCACAGGCGAGTATTTGTGCCAGTACATTAGCGCTTATGGATGCAGGGGTGCCAATCAAAGCACCAGTTGCCGGTATTGCAATGGGTCTGATCAAATCTGGAGAACATTATTCAATTCTTTCAGATATTCAGGGTATGGAAGACCACCTTGGGGATATGGACTTCAAAGTAGCTGGAACTGCAAAAGGTGTTACAGCCCTGCAGATGGATATCAAGATTGAAGGATTATCCCGTGAGATTCTTGAGGAAGCTTTACAACAGGCGAAAAAAGGCCGTATGCATATTCTTGAGTCCATGCTGGCAACGATCAAGGAACCACGTGAACAGCTTTCAAAATATGCACCAAAGATCATCACTATGTGGATCAAACCTGATAAAATCCGTGACGTCATTGGGCCAAGCGGAAAACAAATCAACAAGATCATTGAAGAAACTGGCGTAAAAATCGATATCGAACAAGATGGTACGGTATTTATTGGCTCAGTAGATGAAGAAATGATTCAAAGAGCGAAGAAGATCATTGAAGACATTGTCCGTGAAGTTGAAGTTGGAGAAATGTACCTTGGAAAGGTTCGCCGCATTGAAAAGTTTGGTGCGTTCGTTGAAATCTTCCCTGGTAAAGATGGCTTGGTCCATATCTCCGAGCTTGCTGAAGAACGAGTTGGCAAAGTTGAAGACGTGCTGAAGCTGGGAGATGAACTCCTCGTTAAGGTCACTGAAATCGACAAACAAGGCAGGGTCAACCTTTCACGTAAGGCAGTCTTGAAAGAACAACGCGAAAAAGCTGAAAAACAATCTTAAGATAGCAAAGGCCGGGGGCAACCCTGGCCTTTTTATATTCCCATTTCATGAACAGTTATCCGCTTGTCGGGCTGTTTGTTGTGCGCGAACGTTTTTCTGCTCTCTTACCAGTGTCTTCCGTTCTACCTTGTCCTTCTGCTTCATAAAGTAAAATAAGGCGCTATTCGTTGTCTGCGTTATTTTGGAGTGGCCTTAACAGAAGAGGAGGCATATTAAATGAGAAAGTTTGTATTAATTTCTGTTTTATTGATCGCTGGGTGGATCATCGTGAATAATCCATTCTCCCATACATATGTTTCAGGCCTTAAAAGCGGGTCACTTGAAGTGGCAGGGAATAAGAGTTCGTTGATGTCAGAAATTGAAATGAAAGCAATAGAATATGAAGTTGAACCATCTGACGCCAGAAAAGATCCAGTCTGGAAGGTGGTTCCCGGCTACAACGGACTAAAAGTAGATATCAAAAAGTCCTATAGCAAAATGGAGAAGGAAGGTAAATTCGATCCCGAAAAGCTAGTCTTCAAGCAAGTCTCCCCTCAAGTCCATCTGGATGATTTGCCGCCAATGGCCATTTATAAAGGACATCCTGAAAAGCCGATGGTAAGCTTCATTATTAATGTTGCATGGGGAAATGAATATCTAACAGGCATGCTGGCGACATTGAAGAAGCATAATGTAACCGCAAGTTTTTTTCTTGAAGGCAGATGGGTAAAGAATAACCCTGGTATGGCGAAGATGATTGCAGATGCAGGCCATGAAATAGGTAATCATTCATTCACACATCCAAATATGAAGCAGCTTTCTGCTCCGAAAATCAATGAAGAAATCCGCATGACGAATGAAGTTATTGAAGCGGTGACGGGGGTCAAGACCAAGTGGTTTGCTCCTCCGAGCGGATCATACAAGGATGAAGTGGTTGAAATTGCTGCAGCTCATAAATTAGGGACTGTTATGTGGAGCGTAGACACGATTGATTGGCAGAAGCCCACTCCAGATAAACTAATCAACAGGGTGATGGGGAAGGTCCATAATGGCGCAATGATACTTATGCATCCAACAGAGTCTACGGCTGTCTCTCTCGATCAATTGATCACGCAAATAAAAGCCAAGGACCTGCAAATTGGGACTGTTTCTGATTTATTAAGTGAAAACCGGATTATAACGCCAAAAAAAATGAAAGAATAGCATTGTATTTGGAAAAAGTAAGTTAAATGGACTATACTAAGTAAATGCAGTAGTTTTAGCAGCTGGTTCCAGAGGAGGAATATAATGATAAAGAAATATACATGCCAAAATGGTGTAAGAATCGTACTAGAACAAATCCCAACTGTCCGTTCAGTCGCTATCGGTGTATGGATCGGAACAGGTTCCCGTAATGAAAATCCAGAGAACAATGGGATTTCCCATTTTCTTGAGCATATGTTTTTCAAAGGCACCAAAACAAGGAGTGCAAGGGAGATTGCAGAATCCTTTGATAGCATTGGCGGCCAGGTGAATGCATTCACTTCCAAGGAGTATACTTGCTATTACGCCAAGGTGTTAGATAATCATGCACCATTTGCGCTAGAAGTTTTAGCGGATATGTTCTTTAATTCTACGTTTGATTCTGAGGAATTGAATAAAGAGAAGAACGTGGTGAATGAAGAAATCAAGATGTATGAAGATACACCTGATGATATCGTCCACGATTTGCTTAGTCAGGCTGTTTACGGCGATCACCCGCTTGGTTATCCAATCCTCGGTACGGAAGAAACGCTCCAAAGTTTTACGGGAGAAAAACTTGAGCAGTATATGCATGATACGTACAGACCGGAAAATGTGGTCATTTCCATTGCAGGGAATGTGCCCGAATCTTTCATTAAAAATGCTGAAGACTTCTTTGGCTCATATGAAGCGAGCAAGGAAAAGATAGAATATGCAAAACCTGACTTCCATGCAACACATGCATCCAGGAAAAAAGAAACGGAACAAGCGCACCTGTGCCTTGGTTTCGAAGGCTTGCAGATCGGGCACTCTGATGTATATAGCCTCATCGTCTTGAACAATGTACTGGGGGGCAGCATGAGCAGCAGATTGTTCCAGGAAGTAAGGGAACAGCGCGCCCTTGCTTATTCTGTATTCTCCTATCACTCAGCTTATCGTGATAGCGGAATGGTGACTATATATGGCGGGACCGGAGCAAATCAGCTGAATGTGTTATATGATACAATCCAGGACACACTTGCGAAGCTGCGTGCTGAAGGAATTACCGAAAAAGAACTCAACAATAGCAAAGAGCAGCTTAAAGGCAGCCTGATGTTAAGCCTAGAAAGTACAAACAGCCGCATGAGCAGGAATGGGAAAAATGAACTCCTGCTCGGAAGGCACCGCTCTCTTGATGAAATCGTCGAACAAATCGACCAGGTGACCAAGGACAGCGTCGACGGCATGGCCAATAAAATCTTCACAGATAAATATTCTGTTTCATTGATCAGTCCAAATGGCGAACTGCCAAATCTATAAGAGATGATGAAAACAGCAGCTTCCTTGTGAAGCTGCTGTTTTAACTTTAAGGCACTAAGTCTTACAAGTTGCAGCACCCGGAAGGAAGAAAGACGACGATCAGGAATCGTGACATGGTTAGTCTTTGCAGCTGAAAAGCTGTCAAGAAAACAAGGGAATCACGACAGGTTTGCCACTTACGCCTAAAAAGCTGCCTGAATACCATCGCCCATTTTTACCTCAACAACATTTCCCCTTTTTTTCACTCATATATTCTAAAAAACCTCCCACATTGATACATATAGAATAAGGACAAAGTGACAGGGAGGGGCATCATGAAATTAAGTGAACTTGGCGGTAAAGAAATCGTCGATGCAAAGAGGGCGGAAAGATTGGGTGTACTGGGGCAGACGGATTTGGAAATCAATGAACGTTCAGGTCAAATTGAAGCTTTGATCATCCCATCTTTAAAGTGGTTCGGCCTTCGCAAACAGTCCGGGGAAGTTAGGGTTCCATGGAAGCATATAAAGAAAATAGGTACAGACATGATTATCATCGATATTCCTGATGATGAAGAGTAAAAAAGCGGGCACAATGCCAGCTTTATTTTTTTGTCTGAACAATTTCTGTTCTTGATTCAAGGGGATAAAAAACCTTATTTAATAAATGTAGTTTATAGCGCTGGCCAAATGGCTGGCGCTTTTCTTTTATGGAAAACTCACCTATTGCAAGTTAGATACATATGATGTTGAAGTAGTTCAAGTTGGATGAAATTTATATTCCAGGATTAATGGAAAAGAAGGTGATTGTTCTCATGCTGACAGGAATGCAAATCGCAGTTATCGGCGGTGATGCGAGACAGCTGGAGATTATTCGCAAGCTGACAGAGCTTGATGCAAAGCTTTCTTTAATAGGCTTCGAGCAGTTGGACCATGCTTTTACAGGTGCCTCAAAAGAAAAGATAGATGAAGTTGATTTTTCCGTCCAGGACGCATTGATCCTGCCTGTGCCAGGAACAAGTCTGGAGGGCCAGGTCGAAACGATTTTCTCAAATGAAAAAGTAGTTCTTATTAAAGAAATGCTTGAAAAGACCCCAGAACATTGCACAGTTTACTCGGGCATCAGTAATTCCTATTTGACCGGTATCACTAAGCAAGCTAACAGGAAACTTGTACAGCTGTTTGCCCGAGATGATGTAGCTATTTACAACTCAATCCCGACTGTCGAAGGAACGATCATGATGGCGATCCAACATACAGATTTCACCATCCACGGTTCAAAAGTGGCCGTTCTCGGTTTAGGCAGAGTTGGTATGAGTGTAGCCAGGACTTTCCATGCCCTAGGAGCCAAGGTGAAGGTCGGAGCAAGAAAAAGTGAACATATAGCAAGAATATCGGAAATGGGATTGAAGCCATTCCTGCTATCGGATATAGGGAAAGAAGTTTCAGATATCGATATTTGCATCAATACGGTACCTCATCAAATTGTTACTGCCTCCGTCATTTCGAGGATGCCAGCTCATACCTTAATCATTGACCTTGCATCCAAACCAGGTGGAACGGATTTTCGCTATGCGGAAAAGCGTGGAATCAAA
This portion of the Mesobacillus sp. S13 genome encodes:
- a CDS encoding M16 family metallopeptidase; the protein is MIKKYTCQNGVRIVLEQIPTVRSVAIGVWIGTGSRNENPENNGISHFLEHMFFKGTKTRSAREIAESFDSIGGQVNAFTSKEYTCYYAKVLDNHAPFALEVLADMFFNSTFDSEELNKEKNVVNEEIKMYEDTPDDIVHDLLSQAVYGDHPLGYPILGTEETLQSFTGEKLEQYMHDTYRPENVVISIAGNVPESFIKNAEDFFGSYEASKEKIEYAKPDFHATHASRKKETEQAHLCLGFEGLQIGHSDVYSLIVLNNVLGGSMSSRLFQEVREQRALAYSVFSYHSAYRDSGMVTIYGGTGANQLNVLYDTIQDTLAKLRAEGITEKELNNSKEQLKGSLMLSLESTNSRMSRNGKNELLLGRHRSLDEIVEQIDQVTKDSVDGMANKIFTDKYSVSLISPNGELPNL
- a CDS encoding polysaccharide deacetylase family protein: MRKFVLISVLLIAGWIIVNNPFSHTYVSGLKSGSLEVAGNKSSLMSEIEMKAIEYEVEPSDARKDPVWKVVPGYNGLKVDIKKSYSKMEKEGKFDPEKLVFKQVSPQVHLDDLPPMAIYKGHPEKPMVSFIINVAWGNEYLTGMLATLKKHNVTASFFLEGRWVKNNPGMAKMIADAGHEIGNHSFTHPNMKQLSAPKINEEIRMTNEVIEAVTGVKTKWFAPPSGSYKDEVVEIAAAHKLGTVMWSVDTIDWQKPTPDKLINRVMGKVHNGAMILMHPTESTAVSLDQLITQIKAKDLQIGTVSDLLSENRIITPKKMKE
- the truB gene encoding tRNA pseudouridine(55) synthase TruB; translated protein: MEGILPLFKPAGMTSHDCVFKLRKLLRTKKVGHTGTLDPDVTGVLPICVGKATKVAEYITDAGKAYEGEVTLGFTTTTEDASGEKVEEKPVDRTITREEVEQVLQSLTGEIEQTPPMYSAVKVRGKKLYEYARQGIEVERPTRKVTIYGIELLDSRESFEGEQVSFKFRVSCSKGTYIRTLAVTIGEKMGYPAHMSSLVRIQSADLTIEDCFTFEQLEEMAAEGKLADALHPLEAGISYLPKYRINDKVAEKVKNGALLQIPEELEGKSGPIIVETEDGKALAIYRAHPTKIGMMKPDKVLRNDQ
- the dpaA gene encoding dipicolinic acid synthetase subunit A — translated: MLTGMQIAVIGGDARQLEIIRKLTELDAKLSLIGFEQLDHAFTGASKEKIDEVDFSVQDALILPVPGTSLEGQVETIFSNEKVVLIKEMLEKTPEHCTVYSGISNSYLTGITKQANRKLVQLFARDDVAIYNSIPTVEGTIMMAIQHTDFTIHGSKVAVLGLGRVGMSVARTFHALGAKVKVGARKSEHIARISEMGLKPFLLSDIGKEVSDIDICINTVPHQIVTASVISRMPAHTLIIDLASKPGGTDFRYAEKRGIKALLAPGLPGIVAPKTAGQILANVLSQLLMEDFTDRKEKEV
- the ribF gene encoding bifunctional riboflavin kinase/FAD synthetase; translated protein: MEMIMLKHPHEHKKEDYPPLAMALGYFDGVHLGHQQVIEEAKKEAAAKGIKSAVMTFDPHPSVVLGKNIQHMEYITPLEDKARIIEAMGVDYLFVVHFSTEFSSLLPQEFVDQYIIGLNVQHVVAGFDYSYGKMGKGNMETIQFHSRGKFDFTVVSKLSTQEEEKVSSTLIRSFLRDGKVDEMPGLLGRPYRTTGTIINGERRGRTIGFPTANVGIEDQYILPPTGVYAVKIRVEGAWHEGVCNVGYKPTFHKEKKDKPSVEVHIFNFNKEIYGESATIEWHLRLRSERKFEGIQQLVAQIEKDKQEALLYFEKNKG
- a CDS encoding YlmC/YmxH family sporulation protein, with product MKLSELGGKEIVDAKRAERLGVLGQTDLEINERSGQIEALIIPSLKWFGLRKQSGEVRVPWKHIKKIGTDMIIIDIPDDEE
- the pnp gene encoding polyribonucleotide nucleotidyltransferase; translated protein: MEQEKQSFSFDWAGRKLTVEIGQLAKQANGAVLVRYGDTAVLSTATASKEPKNLDFFPLTVNYEERLYAVGKIPGGFIKREGRPSEKAILASRLIDRPIRPLFPDGFRNDVQVISIVMSVDQDCSSEMAAMFGSSLALSVSDIPFGGPIAGVTVGRIDGKFVINPSVEETEKSDMHLVVAGTMDAINMVEAGAEEVPEEVMLEAIMFGHDEIKRLIAFQQEIVAQVGKEKREIKLFELDKDLEAEVRGVCEQDMISAIQVQEKHAREDAIKEVKNAIVARYEEQEADDDKLKQVKQILDKIVKGEVRRLITEEKVRPDGRGVDEIRPLSSEVGLLPRTHGSGLFTRGQTQALSICTLGAMGDVQILDGLGIEEEKRFMHHYNFPLFSVGETGPIRGPGRREIGHGALGERALEPVIPNEKDFPYTVRLVSEVLESNGSTSQASICASTLALMDAGVPIKAPVAGIAMGLIKSGEHYSILSDIQGMEDHLGDMDFKVAGTAKGVTALQMDIKIEGLSREILEEALQQAKKGRMHILESMLATIKEPREQLSKYAPKIITMWIKPDKIRDVIGPSGKQINKIIEETGVKIDIEQDGTVFIGSVDEEMIQRAKKIIEDIVREVEVGEMYLGKVRRIEKFGAFVEIFPGKDGLVHISELAEERVGKVEDVLKLGDELLVKVTEIDKQGRVNLSRKAVLKEQREKAEKQS
- the rpsO gene encoding 30S ribosomal protein S15 — encoded protein: MAISKVRKNELINEFKTHESDTGSPEVQIAVLTAEINTLNDHLRVHKKDHHSRRGLLKMVGKRRNLLTYLRNKDVARYRELINKLGLRR